A genomic segment from Phragmites australis chromosome 6, lpPhrAust1.1, whole genome shotgun sequence encodes:
- the LOC133920774 gene encoding RNA polymerase II C-terminal domain phosphatase-like 4 codes for MSEMKQGGNDDDALRCPPHPGFIRGLCFLCGVKEEDAEGSNPGAAVGYEMRKLGGDDASAAARCPPHPGFVRGLCFLCGVKEEDAEGGASRGAAVGYIHRGPTLPASETTSIPRASDLATLLRTRKLTLILDLDHTLLNSTGLHELSFIEQDHGFTSNIRDDPSMGLFRLDSSPPSVLTKLRPFVRSFLEQASAIFEMFVYTLGEPHYARAVVKLLDPDGVYFGARIVSCEESTRPDVKKLDVIPGAEAVALVILDDSDYVWPEQQDNLILIDRYHYFASTCWNFGYRVPSLAEQRRDEREHDGSLAVVLSVLKRVHRGFFDGHCSDVREVIRSVRREVLRGCTVAFSRLMPLEDFAEDSPMWTLAEKLGAVCEVDVGPTVTHVVAEDPGTEKARWARDNNKFLVNWDWIKAASFRWCRPNEQEFPVTRGR; via the coding sequence atgagCGAGATGAAGCAAGGAGGAAACGACGACGACGCCCTGCGCTGCCCCCCGCACCCTGGATTCATCCGCGGGCTCTGCTTCCTGTGCGGGGTGAAGGAGGAGGACGCGGAAGGAAGTAACCCCGGAGCCGCCGTTGGTTACGAGATGaggaagctaggaggagacgacgcctccgccgccgcgcgctgCCCGCCGCACCCTGGGTTCGTCCGCGGGCTCTGCTTCCTGTGCGGGGTGAAGGAGGAGGACGCGGAAGGAGGCGCGTCCCGAGGAGCCGCCGTTGGGTACATCCACAGGGGACCGACGCTGCCGGCTTCGGAGACGACTAGCATCCCGCGCGCGTCCGACCTGGCGACCCTCCTGCGCACGAGGAAGCTGACCCTCATCCTTGACCTGGATCACACGCTGCTTAACTCGACGGGGCTCCACGAGCTCTCCTTCATCGAGCAAGACCACGGGTTCACGTCGAACATCAGGGACGATCCCAGCATGGGCCTCTTCCGATTGGACTCCTCTCCCCCTTCTGTGCTCACCAAGCTGCGGCCGTTTGTGCGAAGCTTTCTGGAGCAGGCGAGCGCCATATTCGAGATGTTCGTGTACACCCTGGGAGAGCCGCATTACGCGAGGGCGGTCGTCAAGCTGCTCGACCCAGACGGCGTGTACTTCGGAGCGAGGATCGTGTCGTGCGAGGAGTCGACCAGGCCGGACGTGAAGAAACTCGACGTCATCCCGGGTGCCGAGGCCGTCGCGTTGGTGATCCTCGACGATTCGGACTATGTCTGGCCGGAGCAGCAGGACAACCTGATCCTGATCGACAGATACCACTACTTCGCCTCCACATGCTGGAATTTCGGCTACCGCGTCCCGTCACTGGCGGAGCAGAGGCGGGACGAGAGGGAGCACGACGGCTCGCTAGCCGTGGTGCTGAGCGTCCTGAAGCGCGTCCACCGCGGATTCTTCGACGGCCACTGCTCGGACGTCAGGGAGGTGATCAGGAGTGTGCGGCGCGAGGTGCTGCGCGGCTGCACGGTGGCGTTCAGCCGGTTGATGCCCCTGGAGGACTTCGCCGAGGACAGCCCCATGTGGACGTTGGCCGAGAAGCTCGGCGCCGTCTGCGAGGTCGATGTCGGCCCGACGGTCACCCATGTCGTCGCGGAGGATCCGGGGACCGAGAAGGCGCGGTGGGCGCGGGACAACAACAAGTTTCTCGTCAACTGGGATTGGATCAAGGCGGCAAGTTTCCGGTGGTGCCGGCCGAACGAGCAAGAGTTCCCGGTGACCCGTGGACGTTGA
- the LOC133920335 gene encoding protein POLAR LOCALIZATION DURING ASYMMETRIC DIVISION AND REDISTRIBUTION-like, with amino-acid sequence MAVEGSTAPALPLPPRVSESSPPTVGALLTEASAAANASAAAARECSSPRSLLSRILHRGRGGGFGCRLRLPRYFSSGAAAKEEAREMPAPKVVGSQAEPRESPRSSLGKKAAGVEEALPASLGLGASLVLLLSKSAAELRRMAELRAQMERLLTDFREDVRSSNGCPGASDNHTDSASVVKEPVVCATDKEGALFQSDGSRTAASASRGASEDAGNRPMDQMEAELEAELSRLQLTSNDEERASPWRDHELEMEAKRDATSGSHSTICSDNDDVVTDQGCDEGEDNEEEEEEEEEEECEEGIEKSPSHGGVSARELERRLHELLQSRHEARIAELESALERARRKLRDAEREACRWRDTAKIATRFTDESRLR; translated from the exons ATGGCTGTGGAGGGGAGCACGGCGCCGGCGCTGCCACTGCCACCGCGCGTCTCAGAGTCGTCGCCTCCCACCGTCGGAGCCCTCCTCACCGAAGCCTCCGCGGCTGCCAAtgcttccgccgccgccgcccgcgagTGCTCCTCGCCGCGCTCTCTGCTCTCGCGCATCCTCCACAGGGGCCGCGGCGGTGGGTTTGGTTGCCGCCTGCGCCTCCCCCGCTACTTTTCCAGCGGCGCGGCGGCCAAGGAGGAGGCGAGGGAGATGCCCGCGCCGAAGGTGGTGGGCAGCCAAGCGGAGCCTCGCGAGTCGCCTCGGAGTTCTCTTG GGAAGAAGGCGGCGGGGGTGGAGGAGGCGCTGCCGGCGAGCCTGGGGCTGGGCGCGAGCCTCGTGCTGCTGCTCTCCAAGAGCGCGGCGGAGCTGAGAAGGATGGCGGAGCTGCGTGCCCAGATGGAGCGGCTGCTGACGGACTTCAGGGAGGACGTGCGGAGCAGCAACGGCTGCCCCGGCGCGTCCGACAATCACACCGACAGCGCCAGTGTCGTCAAGGAGCCCGTCGTCTGCGCCACCGACAAGGAGGGCGCCCTGTTCCAGTCTGATGGTTCGCGCACGGCCGCCTCGGCGAGCCGCGGGGCGAGCGAAGATGCAGGGAACCGTCCGATGGACCAGATGGAAGCCGAGCTCGAGGCGGAACTGTCGCGCTTGCAGCTGACCTCGAACGACGAGGAACGTGCGAGTCCTTGGCGTGATCACGAACTCGAG ATGGAGGCGAAGAGAGATGCCACTTCGGGGAGCCACTCAACTATCTGCTCAGACAACGACGACGTAGTGACAGACCAAGGCTGCGACGAGGGCGAAGacaacgaggaggaggaagaagaagaggaggaggaggagtgcgAGGAGGGGATCGAGAAGAGCCCGTCCCACGGCGGCGTGTCGGCCCGCGAACTGGAGCGAAGGCTGCACGAGCTGCTGCAGTCGCGGCACGAGGCGCGGATCGCGGAACTTGAGTCGGCGCTGGAGCGCGCGCGGAGGAAGCTGCGAGACGCCGAGCGCGAGGCGTGCCGGTGGCGCGACACCGCCAAGATCGCCACCCGCTTCACGGACGAGTCGCGGCTCAGGTAG